The Streptomyces sp. NBC_01255 genome window below encodes:
- a CDS encoding carboxymuconolactone decarboxylase family protein produces the protein MTNPSISRMSNPAEFVPELNDISAALFRATGNQSVPRTTMNLVHLRAGQIVRNTYLTVLNTGFLRKAKESEERITAVASWQDAPYFTDAERAALALVEATLQPAPHGQERVSDELYAEVAKHYDEKALATLTIAIGQINFFIALAVIGKPQPVTSLADEQWD, from the coding sequence ATGACGAACCCCTCCATCTCCCGGATGTCCAACCCCGCCGAGTTCGTGCCCGAGCTGAACGACATCAGCGCCGCCCTCTTCCGGGCCACGGGCAACCAGTCGGTGCCGCGCACCACGATGAACCTCGTCCACCTGCGCGCCGGGCAGATCGTCCGCAACACCTACCTGACCGTCCTGAACACCGGCTTCCTGCGCAAGGCCAAGGAGTCCGAGGAGCGCATCACCGCCGTCGCCTCCTGGCAGGACGCCCCGTACTTCACCGACGCCGAGCGCGCCGCCCTCGCCCTGGTCGAGGCCACCCTCCAGCCCGCCCCGCACGGTCAGGAGCGCGTCTCCGACGAGCTGTACGCCGAGGTGGCGAAGCACTACGACGAGAAGGCGCTGGCGACTCTCACCATCGCGATCGGCCAGATCAATTTCTTCATCGCCCTGGCCGTCATCGGCAAGCCGCAGCCGGTCACCTCCCTCGCGGACGAGCAGTGGGACTGA
- a CDS encoding IS200/IS605 family accessory protein TnpB-related protein has protein sequence MRVDAGRRLRVVDAPFVALGPSGMAVRDRLKNLTPEDDMVLRLVGGHLGRLASRDLKARCVDAGDHTSDTWAARKQGLTAESSSRWAGSITKATHDQWALSRRCQFAHVQSLEAGVRMLMHRLSLPLGEKGSKRAAGGYRSKGEWFHKSRRLHILEHRLGIARAEREAGVVHVVRGGRKLLNTRHNLEAAQLTEAEWRQRWEAARWFLAADGESGKRYGNETIRVTTDGEVSVKLPAPLAHLANVKHGRYVLTSRVAFAHRGQEWRDRVEANRAVAYRIHYDTGRGRWYLTASWQRPVVQTIPLSAARARGMVGVDTNADHFAAYHLDPQGNPVGDPRRFFYDLSGSADHRDAQIRHAITRLLRWAQSCGVAAIAIEDLDFAAEKTREKHGRKKRFRQLISGIPTGRLKARLVSMAAEHDLAIVAVDPAYTSMWGDEHWRKPLTSNKRKMSRHDAASVAIGRRALGHPIRRRTAPPPQHRSDAAGHRTAQAGPSTQGRKGTRPPVTERAHDARHRTGIQRTREPSASNTVRDARSSGIWQQLSLLDTA, from the coding sequence GTGCGGGTGGACGCGGGAAGGCGACTGCGGGTGGTCGACGCGCCGTTCGTTGCTCTGGGGCCGTCCGGTATGGCGGTTCGCGATCGGCTCAAGAACCTCACGCCTGAGGATGACATGGTGTTGCGGCTGGTCGGCGGGCATCTGGGCAGGCTCGCCTCGCGTGACCTCAAGGCCCGGTGCGTTGACGCGGGCGATCACACCTCGGATACATGGGCGGCTCGTAAGCAGGGTCTGACGGCGGAGTCGTCCTCGCGGTGGGCGGGGTCGATCACGAAGGCCACCCACGATCAGTGGGCGTTGTCCCGCCGCTGCCAGTTCGCGCACGTCCAGTCCCTTGAGGCCGGTGTGCGCATGCTGATGCACCGGCTGTCCCTGCCGCTCGGCGAGAAGGGTTCGAAGCGGGCAGCGGGCGGATACCGGTCCAAGGGGGAGTGGTTCCACAAGTCGCGGCGTCTGCACATCCTGGAACACCGGCTCGGTATCGCTCGCGCCGAGCGTGAGGCCGGTGTCGTGCACGTGGTGCGCGGGGGACGGAAGTTACTGAACACCCGGCACAACCTCGAAGCCGCCCAGCTCACCGAGGCCGAGTGGCGGCAGCGCTGGGAGGCGGCACGCTGGTTCCTGGCCGCTGACGGGGAGTCCGGGAAGCGGTACGGGAACGAGACGATCCGCGTCACCACCGACGGCGAGGTCAGCGTCAAGCTGCCCGCCCCGCTGGCACACCTGGCCAACGTCAAGCACGGCCGGTACGTCCTCACCTCCCGTGTCGCTTTCGCGCACCGGGGCCAGGAATGGCGTGACCGCGTGGAGGCGAACCGGGCGGTCGCCTACCGCATCCACTACGACACCGGCCGGGGCCGCTGGTACCTCACCGCCTCCTGGCAACGCCCCGTCGTCCAGACGATCCCCCTGTCGGCCGCCCGCGCCCGGGGCATGGTCGGTGTCGATACCAACGCCGATCACTTCGCCGCCTACCACCTCGACCCGCAGGGCAACCCGGTCGGCGACCCGCGCCGGTTCTTCTACGACCTGTCCGGCAGCGCGGATCACCGCGATGCGCAGATCCGGCACGCCATCACCCGCCTCCTGCGCTGGGCGCAAAGCTGCGGTGTGGCCGCCATCGCGATCGAGGACCTGGACTTCGCTGCCGAGAAGACCCGAGAGAAACACGGTCGCAAGAAGCGGTTCCGGCAGCTGATCTCCGGCATCCCCACCGGCAGACTCAAGGCCCGCCTGGTATCCATGGCGGCCGAACACGACCTCGCCATCGTTGCGGTCGATCCGGCGTACACGTCGATGTGGGGCGATGAACACTGGCGCAAACCCCTGACCAGCAACAAGCGAAAGATGTCCCGACACGACGCCGCGAGCGTCGCGATCGGGCGACGCGCCCTCGGACACCCGATCCGGCGTCGGACGGCACCGCCCCCACAGCACCGGAGTGATGCTGCGGGGCATCGGACCGCCCAGGCCGGACCGAGTACCCAAGGACGTAAGGGAACCCGCCCACCCGTCACGGAACGCGCACACGATGCACGTCACCGGACGGGGATACAGCGAACGCGGGAACCCAGCGCATCCAACACCGTTCGGGATGCGCGCAGTTCCGGGATCTGGCAGCAGTTGTCACTCCTGGACACTGCTTAG
- a CDS encoding DUF1272 domain-containing protein, with protein sequence MALEMRDRCERCETATLTVDGPARICTYECSFCVPCADAMGDVCPNCGGELVPRPRRALA encoded by the coding sequence ATGGCCCTGGAGATGCGCGACCGTTGCGAGCGCTGTGAGACCGCGACCCTGACCGTGGACGGGCCCGCCCGGATCTGTACGTACGAGTGCAGCTTCTGCGTGCCGTGCGCCGACGCCATGGGCGATGTCTGCCCGAACTGCGGCGGCGAGCTCGTCCCGCGCCCCCGCCGCGCCCTCGCCTAG
- a CDS encoding DUF6879 family protein — translation MTKTFGDLFGSFQQEAFRLETLADYSRSGSVDAYRLFLDGQPKPVDYNADWLADVRTHTSAGRRMYRVHVLARPLTPYLRFELGWGYVTNATAGEEFFILDVTEQPSPLPPSVGDFWLFDSTAAAPMRYDGEGGFLGADVLSDDRGPEYVTYRDTALAHAVPFADWWAKHEA, via the coding sequence GTGACTAAGACCTTCGGGGACCTCTTCGGTTCGTTCCAGCAGGAGGCGTTCCGGCTGGAGACGCTCGCCGACTACAGCCGCTCCGGCAGTGTGGACGCGTACCGGCTGTTCCTGGACGGGCAGCCCAAGCCCGTCGACTACAACGCCGACTGGCTCGCCGACGTACGGACGCACACCTCCGCCGGGCGGCGGATGTACCGGGTGCATGTTCTGGCCCGCCCCCTCACCCCGTATCTGCGCTTCGAGCTGGGATGGGGCTACGTCACGAACGCCACGGCCGGCGAGGAGTTCTTCATCCTGGACGTGACCGAGCAGCCGAGCCCGCTGCCGCCGAGCGTCGGGGACTTCTGGCTGTTCGACTCCACCGCCGCCGCCCCCATGCGGTACGACGGCGAGGGCGGGTTCCTCGGGGCCGACGTGCTGTCCGACGACCGGGGCCCCGAGTACGTCACGTACCGGGATACGGCTCTGGCACACGCCGTTCCGTTCGCCGACTGGTGGGCGAAGCACGAGGCGTGA
- a CDS encoding ABC transporter permease has product MSSLLAFAVKDFRSQLRQLVLTGAAVAVGVAFLVLSVGGAGALVQSYEQSAAADVGTAPVQVVAPETGVLPAGAAAKAATLPGVVEASERLVGHANVLLPSGRPLDDRALVTSVAADPALRWQRLDSGRWPQARDEAVLDTDTARRVGAAPGDTVRLTKAAGGTADVRLTGLLDTSASEALSAQPAIGVPYAQTRTYATGVRATHLDVDLAPGTPGGAGAAAATATAAAAKKAIGGGVAAYTHAGAVENAKQSGRTMYAVVLTAALSFVLIAMAVARMVVTNTFSVVLAQRARQLALLRCIGADREQVRRVIRRQGLLLGVLASAAGLATGAGACLLGTALLDGLADLGPIEVSLLPGRLTFLLAGVFGVLLTLWAVRKPARAAAAVPPVAALAASGAAKLPEPGSRALREAVSVVFVVTGAGLLALGTFGGSPLALLAVTLGAILTFFGVLRYARHLLPPLVGLLGRGLRRPFGTAGKLAVQQLRANAARTGAAASAMLVGVTVAVSAVTAIGVASGGLETMLASRTPAVFSLVGGEAGKAGGADTANADARDAVPADALAALRDRRELAVTPVRTATLTVDGRSTVIAAADPARLNPAAEDVADARALKDGEALTLTGDGTLTVKSADTTRDTTLTARRSVLPLALAPGATVYVTPATLDRLAPGATGVATVLVDPAAGTDHATARTAIDQALGAHPDLRVADATADARLIRSMLDRLMLVVTVLLGFSMAIAALGVAATLMLTVEERTREFGMLRAIGLAGGQLRRMLTLESVLLAVSGALAGTLLGLVYGTLAARSVLTAVSPLEILASSGGTALTVVGILAATVVTGIAASALPARRVRRLAVVDALQAPA; this is encoded by the coding sequence GCGACGCTGCCCGGGGTCGTCGAGGCGAGCGAACGGCTCGTCGGCCACGCCAACGTCCTGCTGCCCTCCGGACGGCCCCTCGACGACCGCGCCCTCGTCACCTCCGTCGCCGCCGACCCCGCGCTGCGCTGGCAGCGCCTCGACAGCGGCCGCTGGCCGCAGGCCCGGGACGAGGCCGTCCTCGACACCGACACCGCGCGCCGGGTCGGGGCGGCGCCCGGCGACACCGTACGGCTGACGAAGGCCGCGGGCGGCACCGCCGACGTACGGCTCACCGGACTCCTCGACACCTCCGCGTCGGAGGCCCTCAGCGCGCAGCCGGCGATCGGCGTGCCGTACGCGCAGACGCGGACGTACGCGACGGGCGTTCGCGCCACCCACCTCGACGTCGACCTGGCGCCCGGGACGCCGGGGGGTGCGGGTGCCGCGGCAGCCACCGCCACCGCCGCCGCTGCCAAGAAGGCGATCGGCGGCGGCGTCGCCGCGTACACCCACGCCGGGGCGGTCGAGAACGCCAAGCAGAGCGGCAGGACGATGTACGCCGTCGTCCTCACGGCCGCGCTCTCCTTCGTCCTCATCGCCATGGCCGTGGCCCGCATGGTCGTCACGAACACCTTCTCCGTCGTCCTGGCCCAGCGCGCCCGCCAACTCGCCCTGCTGCGCTGCATCGGCGCCGACCGCGAGCAGGTCCGCCGGGTGATCCGCCGCCAGGGGCTGCTGCTCGGCGTCCTCGCCTCCGCCGCCGGCCTCGCCACCGGCGCGGGCGCCTGCCTCCTGGGCACCGCGCTCCTCGACGGGCTCGCCGACCTCGGCCCCATCGAGGTCTCGCTGCTGCCCGGCCGGCTCACGTTCCTCCTCGCCGGGGTGTTCGGCGTCCTGCTCACCCTGTGGGCCGTCCGCAAGCCCGCGCGGGCGGCCGCGGCCGTCCCGCCGGTGGCCGCGCTCGCCGCGAGCGGCGCCGCGAAGCTCCCCGAACCCGGCAGCCGGGCCCTGCGCGAGGCCGTCTCCGTCGTGTTCGTCGTCACGGGCGCGGGCCTGCTCGCGCTCGGCACGTTCGGCGGCTCGCCCCTGGCGCTGCTCGCCGTGACGCTCGGCGCGATCCTCACGTTCTTCGGCGTCCTCCGCTACGCCCGCCACCTGCTGCCGCCGCTGGTCGGCCTCCTCGGCCGGGGCCTGCGCCGACCCTTCGGCACCGCCGGGAAGCTCGCCGTGCAGCAACTGCGCGCCAACGCGGCCCGGACCGGGGCCGCCGCCTCCGCGATGCTCGTCGGGGTGACGGTCGCCGTGTCCGCGGTGACCGCGATCGGGGTCGCGAGCGGCGGCCTGGAGACGATGCTGGCGAGCCGTACGCCGGCGGTCTTCAGCTTGGTGGGCGGCGAGGCGGGTAAGGCGGGCGGGGCCGACACGGCGAACGCCGATGCGCGGGACGCCGTCCCCGCCGACGCGCTCGCCGCCCTGCGCGACCGGCGCGAACTGGCCGTCACCCCGGTCCGTACGGCCACGCTCACCGTCGACGGCCGCAGCACCGTGATCGCCGCCGCCGACCCGGCGCGCCTCAACCCGGCGGCGGAGGACGTCGCGGATGCCCGCGCCCTCAAGGACGGGGAGGCGCTGACGCTGACGGGGGACGGAACCCTGACGGTGAAGAGCGCGGACACCACCCGTGACACCACCCTCACCGCCCGCCGCTCCGTGCTGCCCCTCGCGCTCGCCCCCGGGGCCACCGTGTACGTCACCCCCGCCACGCTCGACCGGCTCGCGCCCGGCGCCACCGGCGTGGCCACGGTCCTCGTCGACCCGGCCGCCGGCACCGACCACGCCACCGCCCGCACCGCCATCGACCAGGCGCTCGGCGCCCACCCGGACCTCCGGGTCGCCGACGCGACGGCCGACGCCCGGCTCATCCGGAGCATGCTGGACCGGCTGATGCTCGTGGTGACCGTGCTGCTCGGCTTCTCGATGGCCATCGCCGCGCTCGGCGTCGCCGCGACCCTGATGCTCACCGTCGAGGAACGCACCCGGGAGTTCGGCATGCTCCGCGCGATCGGCCTGGCGGGCGGGCAGCTCCGCCGGATGCTCACCCTGGAATCCGTGCTCCTGGCCGTGTCCGGCGCCCTCGCCGGTACGCTCCTCGGCCTGGTCTACGGCACGCTCGCCGCCCGCTCCGTCCTCACGGCGGTGTCCCCCCTGGAGATCCTCGCTTCCTCCGGCGGTACGGCCCTGACGGTCGTCGGCATCTTGGCGGCGACCGTCGTCACCGGCATCGCCGCCTCGGCCCTCCCGGCGCGCCGGGTCCGCCGCCTGGCGGTGGTGGACGCACTCCAGGCCCCGGCGTGA
- a CDS encoding LysR family transcriptional regulator has translation MSIELRHLRCFLAIAEEPSLTRAAARLHLTQPAVSRTLAALEQHLGARLVDRSTHHLALTAEGRAFQDRAAAALAAFDAAVDPARLRHRPLRLGHAWSAFGPYTTPLLRRWQRLHPETPLELLRIDDRTAGLARGEVDAALLRGPVDAPGLVTKELATEERVAALPADSPLADRSDLTLGDLAAETIVLNTVSGTTTLALWPAEARPAATLTVANTDDWLTAIAAGRGTGVSSGSTAALHPHPGVAYRPLSDAPPLPVVLAWRDAFPHPATGALVAMARDIVSGD, from the coding sequence ATGAGCATCGAGCTACGCCACCTCCGCTGCTTCCTCGCCATCGCCGAGGAACCCAGCCTGACCAGGGCGGCCGCCCGGCTCCACCTCACCCAGCCGGCCGTCTCCCGCACGCTCGCCGCGCTCGAGCAGCACCTCGGCGCCCGGCTCGTCGACCGCTCCACCCACCACCTCGCCCTCACCGCAGAGGGCCGCGCCTTCCAGGACAGGGCGGCCGCGGCCCTCGCCGCCTTCGACGCCGCCGTCGACCCGGCCAGACTCCGGCACCGCCCCCTGCGCCTCGGGCACGCCTGGTCGGCCTTCGGCCCGTACACCACCCCGCTCCTCCGGCGCTGGCAGCGCCTGCACCCCGAGACCCCGCTCGAACTCCTCCGCATCGACGACCGCACGGCCGGGCTCGCGCGCGGCGAGGTGGACGCGGCGCTGCTCAGGGGCCCGGTCGACGCGCCCGGTCTGGTCACCAAGGAGCTCGCCACGGAGGAACGGGTCGCCGCGCTGCCCGCCGACAGCCCGCTCGCCGACCGGAGCGACCTCACCCTCGGGGACCTGGCCGCCGAGACGATCGTCCTCAACACCGTCTCCGGTACGACCACGCTCGCGCTCTGGCCGGCCGAGGCCCGCCCGGCCGCCACCCTGACCGTCGCGAACACCGACGACTGGCTCACCGCGATCGCCGCGGGCCGCGGCACCGGCGTCTCGTCCGGCTCCACGGCCGCGCTCCACCCGCACCCGGGCGTCGCCTACCGCCCGCTGTCCGACGCGCCGCCGCTGCCGGTGGTCCTGGCCTGGCGGGACGCCTTCCCGCACCCGGCGACGGGCGCGCTGGTCGCGATGGCGCGGGACATCGTCAGCGGGGACTGA
- a CDS encoding EamA family transporter, with translation MNSPVNSPVRDVPPVAVAVEPQGVSARVSARFPVPGKGKAGRHLGPVALVVAGGLSVQFGSAVAVLLMPRAGALGVVTLRLVLAAVVLLAICRPKVRGYSRADWGTIVAFGTAMAGMNILFYQAADRIPLGAAVTLEVLGPLILSVVASRRLSNLLWAGLALGGCVLLSGGGFDRLDPVGAAFALAAGAMWAAYIVFSARTGRRFPQADGLALAMAFGAVLSLPLGIAEAGDKLLVPSTVLLGLGVALMSSVLPYTLELLALRRLPAPTFAILMSLEPAIAAAAGFLILSQALSVTDALAIALVIGASMGAVRTQVRAAKRADQGLGQGVG, from the coding sequence GTGAACAGTCCGGTGAACAGTCCGGTCAGGGATGTGCCGCCGGTCGCCGTGGCGGTCGAGCCCCAGGGGGTCTCCGCACGGGTTTCCGCACGGTTTCCCGTACCGGGGAAGGGGAAGGCGGGCCGGCACCTCGGCCCCGTCGCCCTCGTCGTCGCGGGCGGACTCTCCGTGCAGTTCGGCTCCGCCGTCGCCGTCCTCCTGATGCCCCGCGCCGGAGCCCTCGGCGTCGTCACCCTCCGGCTCGTGCTCGCCGCCGTCGTCCTGCTGGCGATCTGCCGGCCCAAGGTCCGCGGCTACAGCCGCGCCGACTGGGGCACCATCGTCGCCTTCGGCACGGCCATGGCCGGGATGAACATCCTCTTCTACCAGGCCGCCGACCGGATCCCGCTCGGCGCCGCCGTGACCCTGGAGGTCCTCGGCCCGCTGATCCTCTCGGTGGTCGCCTCGCGCCGGCTGAGCAACCTGCTCTGGGCCGGGCTCGCCCTCGGCGGCTGCGTCCTGCTCAGCGGCGGCGGCTTCGACCGCCTCGACCCCGTCGGCGCGGCCTTCGCGCTCGCCGCGGGCGCGATGTGGGCCGCGTACATCGTCTTCAGCGCCCGCACCGGCCGCCGCTTCCCGCAGGCCGACGGGCTCGCGCTCGCCATGGCCTTCGGCGCCGTCCTCAGCCTGCCGCTGGGCATCGCGGAGGCGGGCGACAAGCTCCTCGTACCGTCGACGGTCCTGCTCGGCCTGGGGGTCGCGCTGATGTCGTCCGTCCTCCCGTACACCCTCGAACTCCTCGCCCTGCGCCGCCTGCCCGCGCCCACCTTCGCGATCCTGATGAGCCTGGAACCGGCCATCGCGGCGGCGGCCGGCTTCCTCATCCTCAGCCAGGCCCTGTCCGTCACCGACGCCCTCGCCATCGCCCTCGTCATCGGGGCGAGCATGGGCGCGGTCCGCACCCAGGTCCGTGCGGCCAAGCGCGCGGACCAGGGCTTGGGCCAGGGCGTGGGCTGA
- a CDS encoding FAD-binding and (Fe-S)-binding domain-containing protein, translated as MRRGLRHPGVVGTHDVDASALAADLRAAVAGDVDFSVTARALTTMDASNYRRVPVGTVAPRDAADVAAVLEVCRAHGTTPVVARGGGTSIGGQATGTGVVLDLTRHMAGLVSLDPEERTAVVGPGLVLDELRAAARPYGLTFGPDPSTHSRCTLGGMIGNNACGAHSVAWGTTADNVRSLDVVTYRGGRLTLGRDGQGAPPGLLDLVDRHLALLRTGYPAGLPRRISGYALDALLPERGADVVRSFCGSEGTLGVVTEATVRLVPLPAEPVLVVLGYPDESAAAEAAAGLLSYSPLTVEGMAADLVRGAAEGLPRGGAWLFVEMDGEGPARGLVRAADALDSALVRDPAGQRALWRIREDAAGTATRTPEGGEAWPGWEDCAVPPARLGAYLREFRALLADFGLRGTPYGHFGDGCVHVRIDFDLWTAKGVRDFRRFSEAVADLVVAHGGSLSGEHGDGQARAELLPRMYGEELVGLFGAVKDVWDPDGGLNPGMLVRPKPLDSGLRFEGLPLVGVGRQAARCVGVAKCRTGAPSSGSSVMCPSYRATGEEKHSTRGRARLLHEMALGEVITDGWRSEEVREALDLCLSCKGCRSDCPVGVDMAAYKAEFLDRHYAGRRVWRRPRSHWTMGGLPRWLALFGRGVNAATRLPFATRLAGVTPERSMPRVADRTFASWFGERGSRRPPTLTVWPDTFTNHLAPEVGRAAVRVLEDAGLGVALPPGRVCCGLTYVSTGRLGAARKVMRRTLDVLDLSARPGPIVVLEPSCAATLRTDLPELLPDDPRAARLAASVLTFAEALETLAPDWTPPRLDRPVTGQTHCHQHAVLGDAPERRLRARAGLTGELSGGCCGLAGNFGFEPDHYAVSIACAEDQLLPALRAAPEGSEVLADGFSCRTQIGDLAGGRARHLAEVLAEGLEGGLEG; from the coding sequence ATGAGACGAGGACTGAGACATCCTGGCGTTGTGGGAACACACGATGTAGACGCGTCCGCCCTCGCCGCGGACCTGCGCGCCGCCGTCGCCGGAGACGTCGACTTCTCCGTCACGGCGAGGGCCCTGACGACGATGGACGCCTCCAACTACCGCCGTGTGCCGGTCGGTACGGTCGCGCCGCGCGACGCGGCCGACGTGGCGGCCGTCCTGGAGGTGTGCCGGGCGCACGGGACGACACCGGTCGTCGCGCGCGGCGGCGGCACGTCCATCGGCGGCCAGGCCACCGGCACGGGCGTGGTGCTCGACCTCACACGGCACATGGCCGGTCTCGTCTCCCTGGACCCGGAGGAGCGGACGGCCGTCGTCGGGCCGGGGCTCGTCCTCGACGAGCTGCGGGCGGCGGCGAGGCCGTACGGGCTGACCTTCGGCCCCGACCCGTCGACGCACAGCCGCTGCACCCTCGGCGGCATGATCGGCAACAACGCGTGCGGGGCGCACTCGGTCGCCTGGGGGACCACGGCGGACAACGTGCGCTCGCTGGATGTGGTGACGTACCGAGGCGGACGGTTGACGCTCGGCCGGGACGGGCAGGGCGCGCCGCCCGGACTCCTCGACCTCGTCGACCGCCACCTCGCCCTCCTGCGGACCGGCTACCCGGCGGGCCTCCCGCGCCGGATCTCCGGCTACGCCCTCGACGCGCTGCTGCCGGAGCGGGGCGCGGACGTGGTCCGGTCGTTCTGCGGGAGCGAGGGGACGCTGGGGGTGGTGACGGAGGCGACGGTGCGGCTCGTCCCGCTGCCGGCCGAGCCGGTGCTGGTCGTCCTCGGCTACCCGGACGAGAGCGCGGCGGCGGAAGCGGCGGCGGGACTCCTCTCGTACAGCCCCCTGACGGTGGAGGGCATGGCGGCAGACCTGGTCCGGGGAGCGGCCGAGGGGCTGCCCCGGGGCGGGGCGTGGCTGTTCGTGGAGATGGACGGGGAGGGCCCGGCGCGGGGGCTGGTCCGGGCGGCGGACGCACTCGACTCGGCGCTGGTCCGGGACCCGGCCGGGCAGCGGGCGCTGTGGCGGATCCGCGAGGACGCGGCGGGGACGGCGACGCGGACGCCGGAGGGCGGGGAAGCCTGGCCGGGCTGGGAGGACTGCGCGGTGCCGCCGGCCCGGCTGGGCGCGTACCTGCGCGAATTCCGCGCGCTGCTGGCGGACTTCGGCCTCCGGGGGACCCCGTACGGGCATTTCGGGGACGGCTGCGTGCACGTCCGGATCGACTTCGACCTGTGGACGGCGAAGGGGGTACGGGACTTCCGCCGCTTCTCGGAGGCGGTCGCGGACCTCGTGGTCGCCCACGGCGGCTCGCTCTCCGGGGAGCACGGAGACGGGCAGGCGCGGGCGGAGCTGCTGCCGAGGATGTACGGGGAGGAGCTCGTCGGCCTCTTCGGCGCGGTGAAGGACGTGTGGGACCCGGACGGGGGCCTGAACCCGGGGATGCTGGTCCGCCCGAAGCCACTGGACTCCGGCCTGCGCTTCGAGGGCCTGCCGCTGGTGGGCGTGGGCCGGCAGGCGGCGCGATGCGTAGGTGTAGCCAAATGCCGTACAGGCGCCCCGAGTTCAGGATCATCGGTCATGTGCCCGTCCTACCGGGCGACGGGAGAGGAGAAACACTCCACGCGGGGCAGGGCGCGGCTGCTGCACGAGATGGCGCTCGGCGAGGTGATCACCGACGGCTGGCGCTCGGAGGAGGTCCGGGAGGCGCTCGACCTGTGCCTGTCCTGCAAGGGGTGCCGCAGCGACTGCCCGGTGGGCGTCGACATGGCCGCGTACAAGGCGGAGTTCCTCGACCGCCACTACGCGGGCCGGCGGGTGTGGCGCCGGCCGCGCTCCCACTGGACGATGGGCGGCCTGCCCCGCTGGCTGGCCCTCTTCGGCCGCGGAGTGAACGCGGCGACGCGGCTGCCGTTCGCCACGCGCCTGGCGGGGGTGACGCCGGAACGGTCGATGCCGAGGGTGGCGGACCGGACGTTCGCGTCCTGGTTCGGCGAACGCGGCTCACGCCGCCCGCCGACCCTGACCGTCTGGCCGGACACCTTCACGAACCACCTGGCCCCGGAGGTGGGCCGCGCGGCGGTGCGCGTCCTGGAGGACGCGGGCCTGGGGGTGGCACTCCCGCCGGGCCGGGTCTGCTGCGGCCTGACGTACGTGTCGACGGGCCGGCTGGGCGCGGCGCGGAAGGTGATGCGCCGGACGCTGGACGTCCTGGACCTCTCGGCCCGCCCCGGCCCGATCGTCGTCCTCGAACCCTCCTGCGCGGCGACTCTCCGCACGGACCTGCCCGAACTCCTGCCGGACGACCCCCGGGCGGCCCGCCTCGCGGCCTCCGTCCTGACCTTCGCCGAGGCCCTGGAGACCCTGGCCCCCGACTGGACCCCACCCCGCCTCGACCGCCCGGTCACCGGCCAGACCCACTGCCACCAGCACGCGGTCCTGGGCGACGCGCCGGAGCGCCGCCTCCGCGCCCGCGCGGGCCTGACGGGCGAGCTGTCGGGCGGCTGCTGCGGCCTGGCGGGCAACTTCGGCTTCGAACCGGACCACTACGCCGTCTCGATCGCCTGCGCCGAGGACCAGCTCCTGCCGGCACTCCGCGCGGCCCCTGAGGGATCGGAGGTCCTGGCGGACGGCTTCTCGTGCAGGACCCAGATCGGCGATCTCGCGGGCGGCCGGGCCCGACACCTGGCGGAGGTGCTGGCGGAGGGCTTGGAGGGGGGCCTGGAAGGGTGA
- the ppnP gene encoding pyrimidine/purine nucleoside phosphorylase produces the protein MFKVNEYFDGTVKSIAFEQEQGPATVGVMAPGEYEFGTAAPETMHVVSGALTVKLPDAGDWETFEAGTRFEVPGDSTFQLKVEVATAYLCEYR, from the coding sequence ATGTTCAAGGTCAACGAATACTTCGACGGTACGGTCAAGTCGATCGCGTTCGAGCAGGAGCAGGGCCCGGCGACCGTCGGCGTCATGGCTCCCGGTGAGTACGAGTTCGGCACGGCCGCTCCGGAGACGATGCACGTGGTCAGCGGCGCCCTGACGGTGAAGCTGCCGGACGCAGGTGACTGGGAGACCTTCGAGGCGGGCACGCGGTTCGAGGTCCCGGGCGACAGCACGTTCCAGCTGAAGGTCGAGGTCGCGACCGCGTACCTCTGTGAGTACCGCTGA